A region of Emys orbicularis isolate rEmyOrb1 chromosome 20, rEmyOrb1.hap1, whole genome shotgun sequence DNA encodes the following proteins:
- the CREB3L4 gene encoding cyclic AMP-responsive element-binding protein 3-like protein 4: MGESGSPALQAVLFEPFPSSTVPSPDPPFALSEQAPALEKGFEEWAVSGGSGLNDSEPEDFLNVLINPNEVYSPGSDSGISDEPSSASPQPGEGAPAAFCDQSAPLHSDVVSIQLGDWSSPLLIPDACIVNELPSAPPSALARPGTVPMVSTGDRQAAVALQLQFPDLFLTDEEKRLLSQEGVSLPSNLPLTKAEERLLKKVRRKIRNKQSAQDSRRRKKEYIDGLENRVAACSAQNQQLQKKVQELEKHNLSLLGQLRKLQALIKPTSSKAAQTSTCVLILIFSLGLIIFPSYSPLRRGARGSQDGYQPTGVISRNILNQGEFSELAEAPGPQEPPAPEPEPPVGEQLGPEAAAEDGVEGADGSQKKGTNTSAQTQLEQPAAPMGLPQGNGPGASRDAANWSSCRTCWRNCRARGFPPGRRNITKSPSAPSARSAP; the protein is encoded by the exons ATGGGGGAGTCCGGCAGCCCCGCACTCCAGGCTGTTCTCTTCGAGCCGTTCCCCAGCAGCACCGTACCGAGCCCAGATCCCCCGTTCGCCCTCTCAGAGCAGGCTCCCGCCCTGGAGAAGGGCTTTGAGGAGTGGGCAGTCAGCGGGGGCAGC GGGCTGAACGACAGTGAGCCCGAGGACTTCCTCAACGTGCTCATCAACCCCAACGAGGTGTACAGCCCGGGCAGCGACAGCGGCATCTCGGACGAGCCCAGCTcggccagcccccagcccggcgagggggcccccgccgccttCTGTGACCAGAGCGCCCCCCTCCACAGCGACGTGGTCTCCATCCAGCTGG GTGACTGGTCGTCCCCCCTGCTGATCCCTGACGCCTGCATCGTGAATGAGCTGCCGTCTGCACCCCCGTCCGCCCTGGCCAGGCCTGGCACGGTGCCCATGGTGAGCActggggacaggcaggcagctgtGGCCCTG cagctgcagttcccggATCTGTTCCTGACGGACGAGGAGAAGCGGCTGCTCTCGCAAGAGGGGGTGTCCCTGCCCAGTAACCTGCCCCTCACCAAG GCCGAGGAGCGTCTCCTGAAGAAGGTGCGGAGGAAGATCCGGAACAAGCAGTCGGCCCAGGACAGCCGGCGGCGGAAGAAGGAATACATCGACGGGCTGGAGAACCG GGTGGCAGCATGTTCAGCCCAGaaccagcagctgcagaagaaggtgcagGAGCTGGAGAAACACAATTT GTCTCTGCTGGGCCAGCTGCGAAAGCTGCAAGCGCTGATCAAACCCACGTCCAGCAAGGCAGCGCAGACCAGCACCTGCGTCCTG ATCCTGATCTTCTCCCTGGGACTCATCATCTTCCCCAGCTACAGCCCCCTGCgcaggggggcgcggggcagCCAGGACGGCTACCAGCCCACCGGAG tgaTCTCCAGGAACATCCTGAACCAGGGGGAGTTCTCAGAACTGGCCGAAGCCCCCGGCCCCCAGGAGCCGCcggccccagagcctgaaccacccgtgggggagcagctggggccCGAGGCCGCGGCGGAGgatggagtggaaggggcagatgGGAGCCAGAAGAAGGGCACAAACACGTCCGCTCAGACCCAGCTGGAGCAGCCGGCGGCTCccatggggctgccccaggggaacGGACCCGGAGCCAGCAGGGACGCAGCTAA
- the SLC39A1 gene encoding zinc transporter ZIP1 → MAEWPGPRADPEQMIWSPGSSVAALRSPTGLEVKLGSLVTLLLLPILCGLAPLCVFRPHGSGAGSLDTRRKVLSLVSCFAGGVFLATCLLDLVPDYLASINRALASLSVTLQFPLQEFILAMGFFLVLVMEQIVLAYKDQSGSLEETRALLGASAQDSTVQSQHWQEGPLRPAWGSAQERPHVHVDFNAHSAIRSFILVFSLSLHSVFEGLAVGLQEASAKVLEICLALLIHKCVIAFSLSLKLLQGRLRPRAVVGCLLLFALMSPLGIGLGVALTETSGALHQLSRSVLEGLATGTFIYITFMEILPHELSSSEQRILKVILLLAGFALVTSILFIKI, encoded by the exons ATGGCTGAGTGGCCGGGGCCCAGGGCCGACCCCGAGCAGATGAtctggagccctggctccagcgtGGCTGCACTCCGGTCCCCCACGGGCTTGGAGGTGAAGCTGGGCTCCCTGgtgacgctgctgctgctgcccatcttGTGCGGCCTAGCTCCACTCTGCGTCTTCCGGCCACACGGGAGCGGGGCCGGTTCGTTGG acaCGCGCAGAAAGGTCCTGAGCCTGGTGAGCTGCTTTGCGGGTGGCGTGTTCCTGGCTACCTGCCTCCTCGATCTGGTCCCCGACTACCTGGCGAGCATCAACCGAGCGCTGGCTTCCCTGAGCGTCACA ctcCAGTTCCCCCTGCAGGAGTTCATCCTGGCCATGGGCTTCTTCCTGGTGCTGGTGATGGAGCAGATTGTGCTGGCCTACAAGGACCAGTCTGGCTCCCTAGAGGAGACGCGGGCTCTGCTGGGGGCCTCGGCCCAGGACAGCACCGTGCAATCCCAGCACTGGCAGGAGGGGCCCCTGCGCCCCGCCTGGGGCTCTGCCCAGGAGCGCCCCCACGTGCACGTTGACTTCAATGCGCACTCGGCCATCCGCTCCTTCATCCTGGTCTTCTCGCTCTCGCTGCACTCCGTCTTCgaggggctggccgtggggctgCAGGAGGCCAGCGCCAAGGTGCTGGAGAtctgcctggccctgctcatCCACAAGTGCGTCATCGCCTTCAGCCTCTCGCTCAAGCTGCTGCAGGGCCGGCTGCGCCCCCGGGCCGTGGTCGGCTGCCTGCTGCTCTTCGCCCTCATGTCCCCGCTGGGGATCGGCCTGGGGGTGGCCCTGACGGAGACCTCGGGCGCCCTGCACCAGCTCTCCCGCAGTGTGCTGGAGGGGCTGGCCACCGGCACCTTCATCTACATCACCTTCATGGAGATCCTGCCGCACGAGCTCAGCTCCTCCGAGCAGAGAATCCTCAAGGTCATCCTGCTCCTCGCCGGCTTCGCCCTGGTCACCAGCATCCTCTTCATCAAGATCTGA